The following coding sequences are from one Limibacillus sp. window:
- the rplU gene encoding 50S ribosomal protein L21, whose translation MYAVIKTGGKQYKVAKNDVVVVEKLAAEAGATVELDQVLMVGGEGKTEVGAPFVAGACVAAEVIDQARGPKVTIFKKKRRKNHRRKAGHRQDLTVLRVTDILTGGAKPKKAAAKAEPKKAEPKAEAKAEAAPADAKEAAKPAAKKAPAKKAEPKKAEAKKAAPKAAAKKAAPKKTAAKKADGETKE comes from the coding sequence ATGTACGCTGTGATCAAGACGGGCGGCAAGCAGTATAAAGTCGCCAAGAACGATGTCGTCGTTGTCGAAAAGCTGGCCGCCGAGGCCGGCGCCACCGTGGAACTGGATCAGGTTCTGATGGTCGGCGGCGAAGGCAAGACCGAAGTGGGCGCGCCCTTCGTGGCCGGCGCCTGCGTCGCTGCCGAGGTCATCGACCAGGCGCGTGGCCCCAAGGTCACGATCTTCAAGAAGAAGCGCCGCAAGAACCACCGCCGCAAGGCCGGCCATCGCCAGGACCTGACGGTTCTGCGCGTGACCGATATCCTGACCGGCGGCGCCAAGCCGAAGAAGGCTGCCGCCAAGGCCGAGCCCAAGAAGGCGGAACCGAAGGCGGAAGCCAAGGCCGAGGCCGCTCCGGCGGACGCCAAGGAAGCCGCCAAGCCGGCGGCCAAGAAGGCCCCCGCAAAGAAGGCTGAGCCGAAGAAGGCCGAGGCCAAGAAGGCGGCTCCGAAGGCTGCCGCCAAGAAGGCCGCCCCCAAGAAGACCGCCGCCAAGAAGGCGGACGGCGAGACCAAGGAGTAA